In the genome of Helicobacter colisuis, one region contains:
- a CDS encoding FKBP-type peptidyl-prolyl cis-trans isomerase: MIEKNQVVSIEYEVRENGKEEILDSNIGGKPLEFIMGAGEIIKGLEEAVAEMSVGDKKQVIIAPVNAYGEYVSDYIQEVPRDQFVGIDLQEGMTLFGQGEDGQTVQVIVKDFNDEVVIVDYNHPLAGKELDFSVTILGVRMATEKELACGLHHQEQHGQGGGCCGGGCGCH; this comes from the coding sequence ATGATAGAAAAAAATCAAGTTGTTAGTATTGAATATGAAGTAAGAGAAAATGGCAAAGAAGAGATTTTAGATTCTAATATTGGTGGTAAGCCTTTAGAATTTATTATGGGAGCAGGCGAGATTATCAAAGGGCTTGAAGAAGCAGTTGCGGAAATGTCTGTAGGGGATAAAAAGCAAGTTATTATTGCTCCAGTAAATGCTTATGGAGAATATGTATCAGATTATATCCAAGAGGTTCCAAGAGATCAATTTGTGGGTATTGATTTGCAAGAGGGTATGACGCTTTTTGGTCAGGGAGAAGATGGTCAAACTGTACAAGTGATTGTAAAAGATTTTAATGATGAAGTGGTTATTGTAGATTACAATCATCCTTTAGCAGGGAAAGAATTAGATTTTTCCGTAACAATTCTTGGTGTGAGAATGGCTACTGAAAAGGAATTAGCTTGTGGATTACATCATCAAGAACAACATGGTCAAGGCGGTGGTTGCTGTGGTGGAGGGTGCGGTTGCCACTAG
- a CDS encoding murein hydrolase activator EnvC family protein, protein MLRLFFVFLCLIQLQANQEINQKISKNKTALENQKKKEAQVNQKLQELGKEVNKQKEELSTIENIIKESEKNISKNKQEYSKKETLIKTLSSNQESLYQKRKDIELAIIDLVAKDISFAILLNDFQPESIRDLITEESFKVLNNTTKKELANLSQQQTQIIQDLKTLQKEIAQLQSFIDSENKKRANLKDLQAKQKKALNAYQKEIDKYNQELQQITKERDSLQEILVQLNILKSQEEEKRKKREELVKTKNTTTPKSTQSDFDVRQVASSYHNISTTKYKGAKTIAPLDNFKIDKRFGPYYDPVYKMKVFNESITLISTGDDKVKSVLDGKVIFAKDTPILKKVIIIEHQNNMHTIYAQLDKIAPTIKPGSIVKKGYTIGRINNALKFEVTLKDKHIDPLELISEKNL, encoded by the coding sequence AAAATCTCAAAGAACAAAACTGCCTTAGAAAATCAAAAGAAAAAAGAAGCACAAGTCAATCAAAAACTCCAAGAATTAGGCAAAGAAGTCAATAAGCAAAAAGAAGAACTTAGCACCATAGAAAATATCATCAAAGAAAGCGAAAAAAATATTTCTAAAAACAAACAAGAATATTCCAAGAAGGAAACCCTTATTAAAACGCTTTCATCTAATCAAGAATCACTCTACCAAAAACGCAAAGACATTGAACTTGCCATTATTGATTTGGTAGCCAAAGATATTTCCTTTGCAATTTTACTTAATGATTTTCAACCAGAATCAATTAGGGATTTAATCACAGAAGAGAGTTTTAAAGTTTTAAATAACACCACCAAAAAAGAACTTGCCAATCTAAGCCAACAACAAACCCAAATCATACAAGACCTAAAAACTTTGCAAAAAGAAATCGCACAACTACAAAGTTTCATTGATTCAGAAAACAAAAAAAGAGCTAATCTAAAAGATCTCCAAGCCAAACAAAAAAAGGCGCTTAATGCTTACCAAAAAGAAATTGACAAATATAATCAAGAGCTTCAGCAAATTACCAAAGAGCGTGATAGTTTGCAAGAGATTCTAGTGCAGCTTAATATCCTAAAAAGTCAAGAAGAAGAAAAACGCAAAAAACGAGAAGAATTGGTAAAAACCAAAAATACCACAACCCCCAAAAGCACTCAAAGTGATTTTGATGTGCGACAAGTTGCTAGCTCCTACCACAACATTAGCACTACCAAATATAAAGGCGCTAAAACCATTGCACCTCTGGATAATTTCAAGATTGATAAGCGTTTTGGTCCTTACTATGATCCTGTATATAAAATGAAAGTTTTTAATGAATCTATTACTCTCATCAGCACCGGAGATGATAAAGTCAAAAGTGTTTTGGATGGGAAAGTTATCTTTGCTAAAGACACTCCAATTCTCAAAAAAGTTATTATTATTGAACATCAAAACAATATGCACACTATTTATGCCCAACTTGATAAAATCGCCCCCACCATCAAACCAGGGAGCATTGTCAAAAAAGGTTACACCATAGGAAGAATTAATAATGCATTAAAATTTGAAGTAACCTTAAAAGACAAACATATCGATCCTTTAGAATTAATTTCTGAAAAAAATTTATAA
- the truD gene encoding tRNA pseudouridine(13) synthase TruD, with translation MDYSYAYTHSKIVFYFKQSPRDFVVEEIPLYSFDGEGAHWIVKVRKKNLTTFELINFFSSYFGVKSSEIGYAGLKDKNALTIQYLSFPKHLINKSLLESFEHPEIKILEITAHNNKIKIGHLKGNKFFIRLKKLDKLNYQKIQQVVEKIKQLGIPNYFSYQRFGKTLDNYLLGQEIVNGKKKIRDKKMQNFFISAYQSHLFNEWLSLRIKLSHLIEKIDSKDLYRALSLQFENQIIPKIFLDKEYCKTLKEQSHFFKLLSGDYLCHYPFGKNFLTKQETILNDSQRFAKKDVVPTGLLSGIKAQISENEAGFFEKNFVDEKIKSVGQRRYAWIFPEELTLCYKEEEAQGELAFLLPKGAYATNLLRELAHSEIMGEE, from the coding sequence GTGGATTATTCCTATGCCTATACGCACTCAAAGATAGTTTTTTACTTCAAGCAAAGTCCGCGTGATTTTGTAGTAGAAGAGATTCCTCTCTATTCTTTTGATGGGGAGGGAGCGCATTGGATTGTAAAAGTTCGCAAAAAAAACCTGACAACTTTTGAATTAATTAATTTTTTTTCTTCGTATTTTGGAGTCAAATCAAGTGAGATTGGCTATGCAGGTTTGAAAGATAAAAATGCATTAACCATTCAATACCTTAGCTTCCCAAAACATCTTATTAATAAAAGCCTTTTAGAATCTTTTGAGCATCCAGAAATCAAGATTTTAGAGATTACTGCGCATAATAATAAGATTAAAATCGGACATTTAAAGGGGAATAAATTTTTCATAAGATTAAAAAAGCTAGATAAGCTAAATTATCAAAAAATACAACAAGTTGTGGAAAAAATTAAACAGCTGGGGATTCCAAATTATTTTAGCTATCAACGCTTTGGCAAAACTTTAGATAACTATTTATTGGGGCAAGAAATTGTCAATGGCAAAAAAAAGATTCGCGATAAAAAAATGCAAAATTTTTTTATTAGTGCCTATCAAAGCCATCTCTTTAATGAGTGGTTGTCGCTAAGAATCAAACTCTCTCATTTGATTGAGAAAATTGATTCAAAAGATCTTTATAGGGCTTTGAGTTTGCAATTTGAAAATCAAATAATACCAAAGATTTTTTTAGATAAAGAATATTGTAAAACGCTAAAAGAGCAGAGTCATTTTTTTAAACTATTAAGTGGCGATTATTTATGCCATTACCCTTTTGGTAAAAATTTTCTTACAAAACAAGAGACGATTTTAAATGATTCTCAAAGGTTTGCAAAAAAGGATGTTGTCCCAACAGGATTATTAAGTGGTATAAAAGCACAAATTTCAGAGAATGAAGCAGGATTTTTTGAAAAAAATTTTGTGGATGAAAAAATTAAAAGTGTTGGTCAAAGGCGCTATGCTTGGATTTTTCCAGAGGAATTAACTTTGTGCTACAAAGAAGAAGAAGCTCAAGGTGAATTAGCATTTTTATTACCTAAAGGTGCATATGCAACTAATTTATTAAGAGAATTGGCGCATAGTGAAATTATGGGAGAAGAGTAA
- a CDS encoding OmpA family protein, whose protein sequence is MKKSLVFGSLLAALLMVGCSQKSSNVDTSNTQDSVAEQSISQGFVSGRDNFVNLEERIQYVEGGLQNIFFDFDQFVIRGDMQSAVDNDANVLKDISAAPLNVRVEGNTDEWGTDEYNYALGLKRAVAVKDALVSKGVSESKIVLVSYGESKPTCTEKTRECWAENRKVTFKMLP, encoded by the coding sequence ATGAAAAAAAGTTTAGTTTTTGGTTCTTTATTGGCTGCATTATTGATGGTAGGTTGTAGTCAAAAAAGTAGCAATGTAGATACAAGTAACACTCAAGATTCTGTTGCAGAGCAAAGTATTTCTCAAGGTTTTGTAAGTGGTCGGGATAATTTTGTGAATCTAGAGGAGAGAATTCAGTATGTAGAAGGTGGTTTGCAAAATATCTTTTTTGATTTTGATCAATTTGTGATTCGTGGAGATATGCAAAGTGCAGTTGATAATGATGCAAATGTTCTAAAAGACATAAGTGCAGCGCCTTTGAATGTAAGAGTTGAGGGAAATACTGATGAGTGGGGAACTGATGAGTATAACTATGCATTGGGCTTAAAAAGAGCAGTTGCTGTAAAAGATGCTTTGGTATCCAAGGGCGTTAGTGAAAGCAAAATTGTGCTTGTAAGCTATGGAGAAAGCAAACCTACCTGCACAGAGAAAACTAGAGAATGTTGGGCAGAGAATAGAAAAGTAACATTTAAAATGTTGCCATAA
- the fliD gene encoding flagellar filament capping protein FliD, whose translation MALGTQSVLGISSNLTWDVIEQMKELNVSQQIDPITEKIEKNIEQQTELTSLLTMMTSLNTSFKNLSDYSTYQRRQASVEGSGVKATAGDGLAIQDITINVSQLAQNDVNQVGLKFASRDSVFSNENTTLDFYHNGTNYSIDIKAGMTLSDVAQSITDATNGEVMGIIMKTGGDNPYQLMIQSKNSGADNKVYFGSTLESAATPGGKITQGTLEIEIGGEKISVDMSKIGSNYGNTAEDNAKLIVDAINKEIENNPTLKDKVDKGEITIGLNNSGKGIMLNDSLGRAINVTTNGIKVEAAQGTSAVDTDLGFSKKSVGSDTGLVDMKITAGALTGTFTINGEKFDLSNLTNNQNSAEDNFKAIQNAINQNQKLQQAGITASGDSTKGTLTLNSSNGNSINIAADGADASERQKVLDSIGLTAGSYTSSKSFLEKMDITNIQKAQDAKLTYNGIPIERDTNSIDDIISGLSLELTSVTETGKDVIVRIARDDEGIAEEMKAFVESYNEMYNKLQELTKYDEETEIAGVFNGNSEIRSITRQLNSIINSTDANRNSLVKYGVYMNEDGTLTFKEDTFNTTFKEDPDAAVEFFRSSTKTVKGESVEIDGVFTQLRNTMDSLITGSNSTLKILESTLVNEQKTLNSDKTSTQESIDNKYDIMAERWSAYDQMIAQMQQSSNTITQLINQAMNS comes from the coding sequence ATGGCACTAGGAACACAATCTGTATTAGGAATCTCAAGCAACCTTACTTGGGATGTTATCGAACAAATGAAAGAACTTAATGTAAGCCAACAAATCGACCCAATCACTGAAAAAATTGAAAAAAATATAGAGCAGCAAACTGAGCTTACTTCATTGCTAACCATGATGACTTCACTCAATACGAGCTTTAAAAATCTTTCTGATTATAGCACTTATCAAAGAAGACAAGCAAGTGTAGAAGGTAGTGGAGTTAAAGCAACTGCTGGAGATGGTTTAGCTATTCAAGACATTACAATCAATGTTTCCCAACTTGCACAAAATGATGTCAATCAAGTTGGATTGAAATTCGCCTCAAGAGATAGTGTTTTTAGCAATGAAAACACAACTTTAGATTTTTATCACAATGGAACAAACTATAGCATTGATATCAAAGCAGGTATGACTCTCTCAGATGTTGCACAAAGCATCACAGATGCAACCAATGGAGAAGTAATGGGAATCATTATGAAAACAGGAGGAGACAACCCTTATCAATTAATGATTCAATCCAAAAATTCTGGTGCAGACAACAAAGTCTATTTTGGTAGCACCCTAGAAAGTGCCGCTACTCCAGGGGGTAAAATCACTCAAGGAACACTTGAGATTGAAATTGGCGGTGAGAAAATCAGTGTTGATATGAGCAAAATCGGAAGCAATTATGGAAATACCGCTGAAGATAATGCAAAATTAATTGTTGATGCGATTAATAAAGAAATAGAAAATAATCCAACCCTTAAAGATAAAGTTGATAAAGGCGAAATCACTATTGGCTTAAATAATAGCGGCAAAGGCATTATGCTTAATGATTCTTTAGGAAGAGCGATTAATGTTACCACAAATGGTATTAAAGTAGAAGCTGCTCAAGGCACGAGTGCTGTCGATACAGACTTAGGATTTTCAAAAAAATCTGTTGGTAGCGATACAGGTCTTGTGGATATGAAAATTACAGCAGGTGCTCTTACAGGGACTTTTACAATCAATGGTGAGAAATTTGATTTAAGCAATCTTACCAATAATCAAAACAGTGCTGAGGATAATTTTAAAGCAATCCAAAACGCTATCAATCAAAATCAAAAATTACAACAGGCTGGAATCACTGCTAGTGGAGATTCTACTAAAGGAACTCTTACACTTAACTCTAGCAATGGAAATTCCATTAATATCGCCGCAGATGGAGCTGATGCATCTGAACGACAAAAAGTCTTAGATTCTATTGGTTTAACAGCGGGATCTTACACTTCTAGCAAAAGCTTTTTAGAGAAAATGGACATTACCAATATCCAAAAAGCACAAGATGCTAAACTCACTTACAATGGTATCCCAATTGAAAGAGATACAAATAGTATTGATGATATTATTTCTGGATTGTCTTTAGAATTAACTTCGGTAACCGAAACAGGAAAAGATGTAATTGTAAGAATCGCTAGAGACGATGAGGGAATCGCTGAAGAAATGAAAGCATTTGTAGAAAGTTATAATGAAATGTATAACAAACTCCAAGAACTTACCAAATACGATGAAGAAACCGAAATTGCTGGAGTTTTCAATGGAAATAGTGAAATTAGGAGTATTACAAGACAGCTCAATTCTATTATTAACTCCACTGATGCAAATCGAAATAGTCTTGTTAAATATGGTGTTTATATGAATGAAGATGGGACACTCACTTTTAAAGAAGATACTTTTAATACCACTTTCAAAGAAGATCCAGATGCAGCTGTAGAGTTTTTTAGAAGCTCTACCAAAACGGTCAAAGGCGAAAGTGTTGAGATTGATGGGGTTTTCACGCAACTTAGAAATACAATGGATTCTTTAATCACAGGTAGTAATTCCACTCTAAAAATCCTAGAATCAACGCTTGTGAATGAGCAAAAAACACTCAATAGTGACAAAACTTCCACCCAAGAATCCATTGACAACAAGTATGATATTATGGCTGAGCGATGGTCAGCTTATGATCAAATGATTGCACAAATGCAACAATCTTCAAACACCATTACTCAGCTTATCAATCAAGCAATGAATTCTTAA
- the htpX gene encoding zinc metalloprotease HtpX, whose protein sequence is MFDKIIQENRFKTQCVIILYAAIFIVIGLLVDIVRINASSLLGGFYALLTFQQLPIVTLCLLLVACGIVYYTISHFKGILLSGNEYKEIVKGFEETSQERELSRILDELVREACLDFRPKLYLMEAPFMNAFASGWSAHNSLIALTTTLVRNLKRDEIKAVMAHELSHIRHEDIRLTLVVGVLSNIMLLVVNYGVYMFLGNSRERGANTARNILMILQFVLPLLTLVLQMFLSRSREYMADSGAAYLMGDSMPMIRALQKISGSYAQSDFSEVDTNPTRSALYIVGFKEIFSTHPSIENRIKALLGK, encoded by the coding sequence ATGTTTGACAAAATTATCCAAGAGAATCGCTTTAAAACACAATGTGTAATTATTCTTTATGCGGCTATTTTTATTGTTATTGGTTTGTTAGTAGATATTGTTCGGATAAATGCTAGTAGTCTTTTGGGTGGATTTTATGCCTTGCTTACTTTTCAGCAGTTACCGATTGTTACACTTTGTTTGTTGTTAGTAGCGTGTGGGATTGTTTATTATACTATTAGTCATTTTAAGGGTATTTTATTAAGTGGAAATGAATACAAAGAGATTGTTAAAGGTTTTGAGGAGACTTCGCAAGAAAGGGAATTAAGCAGAATCTTAGATGAATTAGTTAGGGAAGCGTGTTTGGATTTTAGACCTAAATTATACTTAATGGAAGCTCCCTTTATGAACGCTTTTGCAAGTGGTTGGAGTGCGCATAATTCTTTGATTGCATTAACGACGACTCTGGTTAGGAATCTCAAGAGAGATGAAATAAAAGCGGTTATGGCGCATGAATTAAGCCACATTAGACACGAAGATATTCGCCTTACTCTTGTGGTAGGAGTTTTGAGTAATATTATGCTTTTAGTGGTAAATTATGGAGTTTATATGTTTTTAGGAAATTCCAGAGAGAGAGGCGCAAATACAGCAAGAAACATTCTTATGATCTTGCAATTTGTTTTGCCTTTACTGACACTTGTTTTGCAAATGTTTTTAAGTCGAAGTCGTGAATATATGGCTGATTCTGGAGCTGCTTATCTTATGGGAGATAGTATGCCTATGATTCGTGCATTGCAAAAGATTAGTGGTAGCTATGCACAATCTGATTTTAGTGAAGTTGATACAAATCCTACAAGGTCGGCACTTTATATTGTTGGATTTAAAGAGATTTTTAGCACACATCCAAGTATTGAAAATCGAATCAAAGCTTTACTTGGAAAATAA
- a CDS encoding DUF2156 domain-containing protein — protein MQWKPIGIEDKEILDSFFVNNKILVSDLTFTNLYLWHYSRHISYIIFNDCLVIKTQYPNENPFIFYPLHKENNPEAKRQCILDMMSYCKANGLNFSIHSLSEIDKKELEFLMPNTFTFTYREDRSDYVYSIPELIELKGKKYHKKKTHLNRFIERYPFSYESLNQTNAKELIHTYQEWFGRISDNASNGLKNEYIGIIESLKALECLKFDGGILRVDEKIIAFSFGEPLNDNTIVIHIEKADIEYQGAYQAINREFLANQWKDYALVNREEDLGIEGLRKAKQSYQPLFLQKKFDASLR, from the coding sequence ATGCAATGGAAACCAATTGGCATAGAAGACAAGGAAATTCTTGATAGCTTCTTTGTAAATAATAAGATTCTTGTTTCAGATTTAACTTTCACAAACCTTTATTTATGGCATTATTCAAGGCATATTAGCTATATTATTTTTAATGATTGTCTTGTTATTAAGACCCAATACCCCAATGAAAATCCCTTTATTTTCTATCCCCTTCACAAAGAAAATAATCCAGAGGCTAAAAGGCAATGTATCTTAGATATGATGTCATATTGCAAGGCAAATGGCTTGAACTTTTCTATCCATTCTCTAAGCGAAATAGATAAAAAAGAGCTAGAATTTCTCATGCCCAATACTTTTACTTTTACCTATCGTGAGGACCGAAGCGATTATGTTTATTCAATTCCCGAACTCATTGAGCTCAAAGGCAAAAAATATCACAAGAAAAAAACGCATCTCAATCGTTTTATAGAACGCTATCCTTTTAGCTACGAATCTCTAAACCAAACTAATGCCAAAGAGCTTATTCACACTTATCAAGAATGGTTTGGAAGGATTAGCGATAATGCAAGTAATGGCTTAAAAAATGAATACATTGGCATTATCGAATCACTTAAAGCACTAGAGTGTTTAAAGTTTGATGGTGGAATCTTGCGCGTAGATGAAAAAATCATTGCTTTTAGTTTTGGAGAGCCGCTTAATGACAATACCATTGTAATTCATATTGAAAAAGCAGATATAGAATATCAAGGAGCTTATCAAGCTATTAATCGTGAGTTTTTAGCAAACCAATGGAAAGACTATGCGCTTGTCAATCGCGAAGAGGATTTAGGGATTGAGGGCTTAAGAAAAGCCAAGCAATCTTATCAGCCACTTTTCTTACAAAAAAAATTTGATGCTTCTTTAAGGTGA
- the folE gene encoding GTP cyclohydrolase I FolE yields MEDCIRSFFDYIGENKAREGLLETPKRVIKSWEHLYSGYKSDPKEVLGKCFSDGACDEMVVLKNIEFYSVCEHHLLPFFGKISIGYIPNSKVVGISKLARLVEVFSRRLQIQEKMTGQIADTIMEVLQAKGAMVVAEAQHMCMVMRGVEKQNSIMITSAVRGLFKSDHRTREEFMGHIRN; encoded by the coding sequence ATGGAAGATTGCATTAGATCTTTTTTTGATTATATTGGAGAGAATAAAGCAAGAGAGGGCTTGCTAGAGACGCCAAAGCGAGTTATAAAAAGTTGGGAACATTTATATAGTGGATACAAAAGCGATCCTAAGGAAGTTTTGGGTAAATGTTTTAGTGATGGGGCTTGTGATGAAATGGTGGTTTTAAAAAATATTGAGTTTTATTCGGTGTGTGAGCATCATCTTTTGCCTTTTTTTGGAAAGATTTCTATTGGTTACATTCCTAATTCAAAAGTAGTTGGCATCTCCAAGCTTGCAAGACTTGTAGAGGTGTTTTCAAGGCGATTACAAATTCAAGAAAAAATGACAGGGCAGATTGCTGATACAATTATGGAAGTCTTACAAGCTAAGGGAGCGATGGTGGTTGCAGAAGCACAACATATGTGTATGGTAATGCGTGGGGTAGAAAAGCAAAATAGTATAATGATAACAAGTGCTGTTCGTGGACTTTTCAAAAGTGATCATCGCACAAGGGAAGAGTTTATGGGGCATATACGCAATTAG
- a CDS encoding FlaG family protein encodes MVNISENGMNIASMQINPYQQGNNASQRNNANQTSSSEIQQQRLQTQEEKGNTEEQKQKLNELAQQLNKELSPLNTSIAFNFSEDIEGLYITVSEKDTNRLIRKIPSDEAMQLMAKMKEIVGMIFDKQA; translated from the coding sequence ATGGTGAATATTTCAGAAAATGGAATGAATATTGCTAGTATGCAAATAAATCCTTATCAACAAGGAAATAATGCAAGTCAAAGAAATAATGCAAATCAAACAAGTTCTTCAGAGATTCAACAACAAAGGTTGCAAACTCAAGAAGAAAAAGGCAATACTGAAGAGCAAAAACAAAAGCTTAATGAGTTAGCTCAACAGCTTAATAAAGAATTAAGCCCTTTAAACACCAGTATCGCTTTTAATTTTAGCGAAGATATTGAAGGGCTATACATTACCGTAAGCGAAAAAGACACTAATCGTTTAATTCGCAAGATTCCAAGCGATGAAGCAATGCAGCTTATGGCAAAGATGAAAGAAATTGTGGGAATGATTTTTGATAAACAAGCCTAA
- the fliS gene encoding flagellar export chaperone FliS, whose protein sequence is MKGNLAYSSYQQNSVAVESPARLVEMLYEGILRFASMAKRCIDANDIEKKIYYINRTTDIFVELLNSLDYEKGGQVAHYLTGLYTHQIKLLTQANMENSKEKIDIVIKVAKGLLEAWKEVNQNELA, encoded by the coding sequence ATGAAAGGTAATTTAGCTTATAGTTCCTATCAACAAAATTCTGTCGCAGTCGAATCTCCTGCAAGATTGGTTGAAATGCTTTATGAGGGTATTTTGCGTTTTGCTTCAATGGCAAAGAGATGCATTGATGCTAATGATATTGAAAAGAAAATTTATTATATCAATCGCACAACAGATATTTTTGTGGAGCTTCTTAATTCTTTAGATTATGAAAAAGGCGGACAAGTTGCCCATTATCTAACAGGGCTTTACACTCATCAAATCAAACTTTTAACTCAAGCAAATATGGAAAATAGTAAAGAAAAAATTGATATTGTTATCAAAGTAGCTAAAGGCTTACTTGAAGCATGGAAAGAGGTGAATCAAAATGAATTGGCTTAA
- a CDS encoding tetratricopeptide repeat protein: MLKQIGVVLVLANLLFAEEPSAFNAGGDTLMKTKEQIIDEKLFNLSSKVKNLEVSQEGLKSVFEGQLQRIQEVSRELNTRVDENNATIANIKEHMEANFATQNENIQKLQQSIAALGELIQKVDMQTKSEIDVIKKMLLDEGQQEKKEVKKNNSNPRQTDAKVAEELRDKPLAEVFAEGEKLLEQKQYKIASEYFKKAVDGHYKPARGNYLLGESAFYQGKYEEAIQYYKISAERYDKADYMPLLMLHTAQAFKKLNNNENALKFLESLVALYPDSKESQEAKKLLFK; encoded by the coding sequence TTGTTAAAACAAATTGGTGTAGTTTTAGTATTAGCTAATTTGCTTTTTGCTGAGGAGCCATCGGCTTTTAATGCCGGTGGCGATACTCTAATGAAAACTAAAGAACAAATTATAGATGAAAAACTTTTTAATCTTTCTAGTAAAGTAAAAAATCTTGAAGTCTCACAAGAGGGATTGAAAAGTGTTTTTGAAGGTCAGCTTCAAAGAATTCAAGAGGTTTCTCGTGAGTTAAATACGCGAGTTGATGAGAATAATGCAACAATTGCTAACATAAAAGAACATATGGAAGCAAATTTTGCTACACAAAATGAAAATATTCAAAAGTTACAACAAAGCATTGCGGCTCTTGGAGAGTTGATTCAAAAGGTTGATATGCAGACTAAATCTGAAATTGATGTTATTAAAAAAATGCTTTTGGATGAGGGGCAGCAAGAAAAAAAAGAAGTTAAAAAAAATAATTCAAATCCAAGGCAAACTGATGCTAAGGTGGCAGAAGAGTTAAGAGATAAGCCATTAGCAGAAGTGTTTGCAGAGGGTGAAAAATTGCTAGAACAAAAGCAATATAAAATAGCAAGTGAGTATTTTAAAAAAGCAGTTGATGGGCATTACAAGCCTGCTCGAGGGAATTATTTGCTAGGAGAATCGGCTTTTTATCAAGGAAAATATGAGGAAGCAATTCAATATTATAAAATCAGTGCGGAGCGCTACGATAAGGCGGATTATATGCCTTTATTGATGTTGCATACCGCACAAGCTTTTAAAAAACTCAATAATAATGAAAATGCTTTGAAGTTTTTAGAATCTTTGGTGGCGCTCTATCCAGATTCTAAAGAATCGCAAGAAGCAAAAAAACTTTTATTTAAGTAA